The Carassius gibelio isolate Cgi1373 ecotype wild population from Czech Republic chromosome B9, carGib1.2-hapl.c, whole genome shotgun sequence genome includes a region encoding these proteins:
- the znf148 gene encoding zinc finger protein 148 has product MNIDDKLEGMLMKCSPVGLHHSSRGLGASRVDGRGRKGSLDMTLGERSLANHPLLAEDDDDEEEDDEDDNEDLAGGGLSSHDLMSHDDLMVHEETVKNDGQDEAAFSQRISHKLHYTLSMPVNIKQEMKVPDLLILNKKEKKPGRDPSDCHKKKKRKQRSPAKILTINEDGSLGHQNPKSHVCEHCNAAFRTNYHLQRHVFIHTGEKPFQCNQCDMRFIQKYLLQRHEKIHTGEKPFRCDECGMKFIQKYHMERHKRTHSGEKPYQCDYCHQFFSRTDRVLKHRRMCHENKDRKVQKAAAKDGPLRTSESLGFSFPPKECTLPKKKRQKTSDKSRVALTSPAVDKVVEAGNKEKTEDQLAKSECLPLYTVATKVKDEYVATDYSVELPDSPPGDRHLAGEESNDEIISPPKLVLKKIASRRGLKPQALEQPQSLSPLSSFEESKVTRYTFEIVDNKGLLDVETNPDMETVDTLQGGQTKPTGSSTNYDDAMQFLKKKRYLQAATANSSRDYALNVSSIVSQPSVTQATVASVIDETVPATILSETQTLNVEIKSSNEKNVLPDEVLQTLLDHYSNKANGQAEISFSVADTEVTSSISINSSDEGSPTETLGTSSQAPPAEKASLLQEYSKFLQQALERTSQNDTYLNNQSLTFVNDTASLAGQPLFSTEKQFTSPSRFRPSMNSPLRSTLEKPNFSLLVDSQHSFSFSGDETNPSSVSPTEDFLDQVSSPKKSDAQSISQTFQIASFDQNFRSQFLSSRSGLSSQFSIASGQVSLRGHGGPDFPEFSLVSETRTQLTSSPDATSSQTFG; this is encoded by the exons ATGAACATTGATGACAAGCTGGAGGGGATGCTTATGAAATGTAGCCCTGTGGGGCTTCACCACTCATCCAGAGGTCTGGGAGCCTCAAGGGTGGACGGAAGAGGAAGAAAAGGCAGTTTGGATATGACACTCGGGGAACGGAGCTTGGCTAATCATCCCCTTTTGgcagaggatgatgatgatgaggaggaggatgatgaagatgataatGAAGATCTGGCAGGTGGAGGCCTGAGCTCGCATGATCTGATGTCTCATGATGACCTGATGGTTCACGAGGAGACAGTGAAAAACGATGGACAGGATGAAGCCGCTTTCTCCCAGCGAATCTCCCATAAACTACACTATACACTCAGTATGCCA GTAAATATAAAGCAGGAGATGAAAGTGCCAGACTTATTGATTCTGAATAAAAAGGAGAAGAAACCAGGGAGGGACCCATCTGACTGTcacaaaaagaagaagagaaagcaGCGCTCGCCTGCAAAG ATTCTCACTATCAATGAAGACGGCTCCCTTGGGCACCAGAACCCCAAATCTCATGTCTGTGAGCACTGCAATGCTGCTTTTCGGACAAACTACCATTTACAAAGACATGTCTTCATTCACACAG GTGAAAAGCCTTTTCAGTGCAATCAGTGTGATATGCGTTTTATTCAGAAGTACCTGCTTCAGAGACATGAGAAGATCCACACAG GAGAAAAACCTTTTCGATGTGATGAGTGTGGAATGAAATTCATTCAGAAATACCACATGGAAAGACATAAGAGGACACACAGCGGGGAAAAGCCTTACCAGTGTGACTATTGCCATCAG TTTTTTTCCAGAACTGACAGAGTACTAAAGCACAGACGAATGTGCCATGAGAATAAGGACAGGAAGGTGCAGAAAGCAGCTGCCAAAGACGGCCCTCTTCGCACTTCAGAGAGCTTGGGCTTCTCTTTTCCTCCCAAGGAATGCACACTTCCCAAGAAGAAACGTCAGAAGACCTCTGATAAAAGCCGGGTTGCACTTACAAGTCCAGCGGTTGACAAAGTGGTTGAAGCAGGTAACAAGGAGAAGACGGAAGACCAACTGGCCAAAAGCGAGTGTCTTCCTCTTTACACTGTAGCCACCAAGGTCAAGGACGAGTATGTTGCGACCGATTACTCCGTTGAGCTCCCTGATTCCCCACCTGGCGATAGGCATCTCGCAGGGGAGGAGTCTAATGACGAGATCATCAGTCCTCCAAAACTAGTGCTGAAGAAAATTGCCAGCAGAAGAGGTTTGAAACCGCAAGCCCTAGAACAGCCCCAGAGCCTCTCACCCTTGTCCTCATTTGAAGAGAGCAAAGTTACGAGATACACGTTTGAAATTGTGGACAACAAAGGTCTCTTGGATGTCGAAACCAATCCTGACATGGAAACGGTTGACACCCTCCAAGGAGGCCAAACAAAACCAACTGGGAGCAGCACAAATTACGACGACGCCATGCAGTTTCTCAAGAAGAAGCGATACCTTCAGGCGGCCACGGCAAACTCTAGTCGAGACTATGCGCTTAATGTGAGCAGCATTGTGTCACAGCCTTCTGTCACGCAGGCAACTGTAGCGAGTGTCATCGATGAGACCGTTCCCGCCACCATCCTCTCTGAGACTCAGACACTGAACGTGGAGATCAAGTCCAGTAACGAGAAGAACGTCCTTCCAGACGAGGTCCTGCAGACGCTTCTCGATCACTACTCCAATAAGGCCAACGGGCAAGCAGAGATTTCCTTCAGTGTGGCAGACACTGAGGTCACATCCAGCATTTCTATCAACTCTTCCGATGAGGGCAGCCCCACCGAGACTTTGGGAACCAGCTCACAAGCACCCCCGGCTGAGAAGGCCAGCCTTCTCCAGGAGTACTCCAAGTTTCTCCAGCAAGCACTGGAAAGGACCAGTCAGAACGACACCTACCTGAACAACCAGAGTCTTACGTTTGTAAATGACACTGCCAGTCTTGCTGGCCAGCCTTTGTTTTCCACAGAGAAGCAGTTCACCTCCCCATCCCGGTTCAGACCAAGCATGAACTCGCCATTGAGATCCACTTTGGAGAAGCCCAATTTTAGCCTTTTAGTAGATTCCCAACACTCCTTCTCCTTTTCGGGTGATGAGACCAACCCTTCCTCAGTTTCTCCCACAGAGGACTTCCTCGACCAAGTGTCCTCTCCTAAAAAATCAGATGCGCAAAGCATTAGTCAAACATTTCAGATTGCTAGTTTTGACCAGAACTTTCGATCTCAATTCCTGAGCTCACGATCTGGATTATCCTCACAGTTTAGCATTGCCAGTGGACAAGTTAGCCTGAGAGGTCATGGAGGACCTGATTTCCCAGAGTTCTCTCTTGTTAGTGAAACAAGAACTCAACTAACTTCATCTCCAGATGCTACAAGCAGCCAAACCTTTGGCTAA